The Breoghania sp. L-A4 sequence AGGGAAACTGGGTCGACCGGTTCGCGCCGAACTGGCTGAAACCCTTTGCCCGGCTTGCGCGCTGGGACCGGCCGATCGGCTGGTGGCTGCTGCTGTGGCCGTGCTGGTGGTCGGTGGCGCTGGCCTCGGGCGCGGCGGGGCGCCTGTATCCCGAACCCACCCATCTGGCGCTGTTCATGATCGGCGCGATCGCCATGCGCGGGGCGGGCTGCACCTACAACGACATCGTCGACCGCAACCTCGACGGCTCGGTCGAGCGGACCCGTTCGCGCCCCATCCCGAGCGGCCAGGTGAGCGTGTTTCAGGCGGCATTCTTTCTTGTATTGCAGTCGCTTGTCGGCCTCGCGGTGCTGCTGTCGTTCAACAGTTTCACGATTTTTCTCGGTATCGCCTCGCTCGCCGTCGTCGCCGTCTATCCCTTCATGAAGCGGGTGACCGACTGGCCGCAGTTCGTGCTGGGTCTGGCGTTCACCTGGGGCGCGCTGATGGGCTGGGCGGCGGAATTCGGCCGTCTCGGCTGGCCGCCGCTGGCGCTCTACTGCGGCGGAATCCTGTGGACCATCGGCTACGACACCATCTACGCGCATCAGGACAAGGAGGACGACGCGCTGGTCGGCGTGCGCTCCACGGCACGGCTGTTTGGCGACTGGACCAAGCCCGCGCTCGTGCTCTTGTACATTGGCGCGACATGCTTTTTCGCGCTGGCCGCAACCCTGGCCGACACCGGACCGCTGGCCTTCTTAGGCCTTGCCGCAGGCGCCCTGCACCTGGGCTGGCAGATCGTCGTGCTCGACATCGACGAGCCGGACCAGTGCCTGAAACTGTTCAAGGCCAACCGCGGTTACGGCTGGATCGTCTTTACGGGTCTGGTCGCCGACGCGATGATCGGAAATCTTTGACAAGCCAATCAACTGCGGCTGTCAAAATTCATCGAATTCGCAGCTTTGTTGCGTCGATTTCGAATGTTTTTTGAATGGAATTTGAATCGGCTTTCGACCGGGCCGCGCGATACCGGAAATCGGCCGAGTTGCGCAACAGGGATCGGCCCCATAGTCTCATTCCGCAATGTCAGAACTCCCGCTTGGCGGGGACAAGCCGGAAGGGATGAGGCGCATGGCGGATCACGTCGACTGGATTCTCGAACTGTCGGTCACCGACGGCAAGCTCGACGACCTCAAGACGCTGATGAGCGAGATGGTCGAGGCGACCAAGACCAACGAGCCCGGCGCGCTGATCTACGAATGGTCGGCAAGCGCCGACGGCGGCACGGTCCACATCTACGAACGCTACGCGGACTCCGCCGCCACCATGGTCCATCTCACCACCTTCGGCCACACCTACGCCGAACGCTTCTTCGCTCTGGCCAAGCCGGAGCGGTTCGTCGTCTACGGATCGCCCGACGACGAAGTGCGCGCGGCGCTCGATCCGCTGGGCGTCACCTACATGGCGCCCATCGGCGGGTTTGCACGGGATTTTGAGGGGTGAGGCGCGGCGGCCGATGGGCATGGCAAGAGTCGGTATAAAACATGTTGCTTTTAAATCGTGAATTGGTGATTCCTGAGTGAATATTCGAACAATAGCTATTCTGGTAGGTTTTATATTAATAATTATTACGTCTGCGTATTTTTTTGGACTATTGGGCAACAAACATTATGGATCTTGGCATGTAAGTGCAAATGATATTTTGGTGCTGGAAAGAAATATTGAGAGGGATATGCGCGAAAATTTATTTAGTTTTGGCATCTCAAAGTTTTCAGTATCAGTAGGGAACTGTGAATTTGAGGTAGTTGATCATTTTCGAAAAGAATGTAAGTCATACGTTCAGGCGATGAAGAGCAAGACGATAATGAATCTTCGGGAGGTTGCGGAGATTATGCAAGGTAAAACCTCGAGATCTAAGGTATTAATATTTAGATTTCGGAATGAGATTGCAGAAAAGCGGAAGGAAGTTTCGAAAATCGTTGAAAAGCATAGCTCTGAGCTGCGGCGCCCCTATCCTAAAGGTCCGCCAATAACGCCACGCTCTTATGAATTGAATGCGTATAGTTCAGATGCCGATGAGTTTTTAAAATCGAATAATATTCGAAGTTTAGTTTCTTTGTATTCATGTACTGGAGAAATATTTATTGAAGCTAAAGCGTCTTATATTTCATTTATATTTAACAAAGGCATGCCAGAAGCGGCAGTTGATAGAATTCTTCGATATCAAAAATATTGTCGCTAGTTGACGAGCCCATCGTCTGCCCAGTTATACTTTCTTCCGTTCTATTTTCGTGCAGGATCAAACCATGGGGCGATCAACGACCGCGAGGCGAGTAGAGGCACGCGACAGGGAAGTGCGGCGGCGCTCGATCCGCTGGGCGTCACCTACACGGCGCTGATCGGCGGGTTTGCACGGGAGTTTGAGGCGTGAGGTGAGGGCGTCTTAGAAGGTCCGATAGGAAAACTCTGACGATCGGCGGCTGAACTTGGTAACCGAGCCTGTCGTTGACCATCGGTCTCCTGATCGCATCCCGACTGTCATCCCGGGCGAGCACCGCGAGACCCGGGATGACAGGCGGCTGAACGGCACCGGTTTGGATGACGTCGTAGGGAAAACCGGTTTGCAGGCCACGGCGACCCGGCGGGCCGTCCCTCCCCCGCACAAAAAATCCGCCGCCCGGTTTTCCGGGTCGGCGGATGGTTTGTTTGACGCGCTCGGAATTGTTATCCCCGGCACTTACGTGCGGGCTATGATCTCGCGCTCGCCGGCGTGCAGCGGCATCGGGTTGGTGTGGCCGGTGCGGCGGCGGATGAGAAACCGGGGGCGGCGTTCACGCAGTACTGAAGAACGCCGCCGGGGTCCCGGCCGCCCGATCTGGGCGCGGTTGGCCGCGCCCGCGATGTCACGGATGCGGCCGTCCGGCTCGATCAGCAGCAGCGGCACGCCGAACCGGCGCGACCAGGCCTGCCTGTCGGCCGCCACATCGCCTGGCCGTCGGGCCGCATCAGCGCAGGCGTGCCGGAGTGCTGTGGTCGGCGGCGGTCCAGAAGGCGGTGGGATACGGCGGCGTCCGAAGGCGCCGCGCTGCTCGCCCTGGCGAGATCTATTCCTCTGCGGCCGCGTGCCGGTGCGCCTGCCGGCGGATCGCGCGGACGCGCTCGGCGGCGGCCAGGACCTGCGCCTTGCTCAGGAGCCCGCGGGCGATGGCTGAGCGGACCGAGCGCACCGCGCGTTGCGGCAGCAGGGGGTCGTAATCGAAGAGGTTCTTGATCATGAGCAGGTCATTGCCCGCGGCGATCGCCTGGACGATCGCCTCCTGCCGGTTCATGAGACGGCTGACGGCGCCCATGTCCAGATCGTCCGTCACAACGACGCCCGTGTAGCCCAGGCGCTCGCGCAGCAAGCCGGTTACGATCGGCGCGGAGACGGTTGCCGGCCGGCCATCGGGCGCCACCGGATCGAGCCGGAGGTGGCCCGTCATCACCATGGGCGGCGGATGCGGGGAGGCGAGCAGGCGCGCGAACGGCTCCAGTTCCGCCTCGCTCCAGGTCGCGGAAATGTCGGCCACACCGGTATGGCTGTCGCTGACCGAGCGGCCATGGCCGGGGAAGTGTTTGGCCGCGCAGAGGATTCCGGCGCTCGCGAACGCTTCGGTGAAGGCTTGCGCATAGGCCGCGATACGCTCGGGGTCGGTCCCGTAGGCGCGCCGGGAGGCCCCGATCGCCGGGTTGGAAGGCTCATCGACATCCAGCACCGGTCCGAAATTGACGTTGAACCCCATCGCGGCCAGTTCGCGTCCCGCCTGAGCGTACAGCGGGCGCGCCTCCGCAGGCGACATCGTTTCGGCGAGGTTGCGCGCCGCGGGTAGGCGGGTAAAGCCTTGCGCGTTCTTCAACCGCTGCACTCTGCCTCCCTCATGGTCGACGGCCAGCAGTGGCGGCAACCGGCCTCCGCGAAACAGACGCAGCAGGCCGGTTACCTCTCCGGTCGTGCCGACGTTCTGGGTCACGAAGAAGACGCCCCCGATTTCCCCCGGCGCACCTGCCGGGCGAGCAGGCGGGCCGAAGGCGATGCGGCGGTCTTGCCGTAAAAGCCGACCATCAGAAGCTCCGCGACGGCCGCGGCCAGTTCGTCACGCGGTCTGAACCAGCCGACCCAGGCGGCCGGGTAGTCGAGCATGCCGAGCGCGATCCCCAATCCCGCCCGGCTCATGCGCCTTAACTGACGCAAATATCTGACCGGCTTCTTGCCGTGATCAACCAGACGGCGCCAGAAACGGTGAAGCAGCGGCCGATACCGCTGGCGCGGGGGCAGGTCCCGGGGGGCGGGGGATTTCATCGGCGAGCCTTCGACAGGGCTTGTTTGGGAAGAGAACGTCCGGCTTTCGGCCACATGCGATCCGCGACGCCGCGTGAAGGCGCGCGTCCCGGCGTTCTGGCACAGGCGCGATGGCGGACGCAAGCCGCGTCGACGACGCCCGGGAAGGGCCGGGTTTTCCGCGAACCGCCGGGTGTCCGGCTTGGTCTTCAGCGCGCCTCGGTCAGCGGAAACCAAAAAATCCGCCGCCCGGTTTTCCGGGTCGGCGGATGCTTTGTTTGACGCGCTCGGAATTGTTATCCCCGGCCCTTACGTGCGGGCTATGATCTCGCGCTCGCCGGCGTGCAGCGGCATCGGGTTGGTGTGGCCGGTGCGGCGGCGGATGAGAAACCGGGGGCGGCGTTCACGCAGTACTGAAGAACGCCGCCGGGGTCCCGGCCGCCCGATCTGGGCGCGGTTGGCCGCGCCCGCGATTTCGCGAATGCGGCCGTCTTGCTCGATCAGCAGAAGCGGCACGCCGAACTGGCGCGACCAGGCCTGCCAGTCGGCGACCACATCGTCCATACAGTCGGCCTGCATCAGCGCCAGCGACAGCCGCGGGTCGGAATGCAACAGCTCGAGCGTGACGCGGATCTCGCCGGGCACCGCGGCGGGTTCGACCCGCGCCGCGACGCCGCGAAAGCTGGAGAACGGCACGCTGACGCTTTGCGTGACGCTTGCGCCGGGCGCGTCCGTCCGCCGTGCTATGATGGCGGTCTTGCGATCAAGGTACACATCCGCCGCGTCCACGCCGCCCGTGGTGACGGGCAGCGTGAAGCGC is a genomic window containing:
- a CDS encoding DUF6101 family protein; protein product: MRRQTATCGATSAGPGPCERLDPQKLPSRFTLPVTTGGVDAADVYLDRKTAIIARRTDAPGASVTQSVSVPFSSFRGVAARVEPAAVPGEIRVTLELLHSDPRLSLALMQADCMDDVVADWQAWSRQFGVPLLLIEQDGRIREIAGAANRAQIGRPGPRRRSSVLRERRPRFLIRRRTGHTNPMPLHAGEREIIART
- a CDS encoding DUF6101 family protein, which encodes MAADRQAWSRRFGVPLLLIEPDGRIRDIAGAANRAQIGRPGPRRRSSVLRERRPRFLIRRRTGHTNPMPLHAGEREIIART
- a CDS encoding antibiotic biosynthesis monooxygenase codes for the protein MADHVDWILELSVTDGKLDDLKTLMSEMVEATKTNEPGALIYEWSASADGGTVHIYERYADSAATMVHLTTFGHTYAERFFALAKPERFVVYGSPDDEVRAALDPLGVTYMAPIGGFARDFEG
- the ubiA gene encoding 4-hydroxybenzoate octaprenyltransferase: MQTTPDGSVADAVKGNWVDRFAPNWLKPFARLARWDRPIGWWLLLWPCWWSVALASGAAGRLYPEPTHLALFMIGAIAMRGAGCTYNDIVDRNLDGSVERTRSRPIPSGQVSVFQAAFFLVLQSLVGLAVLLSFNSFTIFLGIASLAVVAVYPFMKRVTDWPQFVLGLAFTWGALMGWAAEFGRLGWPPLALYCGGILWTIGYDTIYAHQDKEDDALVGVRSTARLFGDWTKPALVLLYIGATCFFALAATLADTGPLAFLGLAAGALHLGWQIVVLDIDEPDQCLKLFKANRGYGWIVFTGLVADAMIGNL
- a CDS encoding glycoside hydrolase family 3 protein, with the protein product MTQNVGTTGEVTGLLRLFRGGRLPPLLAVDHEGGRVQRLKNAQGFTRLPAARNLAETMSPAEARPLYAQAGRELAAMGFNVNFGPVLDVDEPSNPAIGASRRAYGTDPERIAAYAQAFTEAFASAGILCAAKHFPGHGRSVSDSHTGVADISATWSEAELEPFARLLASPHPPPMVMTGHLRLDPVAPDGRPATVSAPIVTGLLRERLGYTGVVVTDDLDMGAVSRLMNRQEAIVQAIAAGNDLLMIKNLFDYDPLLPQRAVRSVRSAIARGLLSKAQVLAAAERVRAIRRQAHRHAAAEE